From the Jatrophihabitans endophyticus genome, one window contains:
- a CDS encoding potassium channel family protein, with protein sequence MHIVIMGCGRVGAALSLQLAPLDHTLAVIDQDPLAFRRLGENFPGRMVRGVGFDRETLVEAGIEEAGAFAAVSSGDNSNIIAARVARETFGVTRVVARIYDPRRAEVYERLGIPTVATVPWTSTRLMKAVLGETSAEAWRDPSGHVAIVAVAPHEGWVGRPVTDFEVATGARAALYNRFGSGALPVPSTLIQSGDKLYMAVADEHAATLREIAGRAPEGNE encoded by the coding sequence GTGCACATCGTAATCATGGGGTGCGGACGGGTAGGGGCCGCGCTGTCGCTGCAGCTCGCGCCGCTCGACCACACGCTGGCCGTCATCGACCAGGACCCGCTCGCCTTCCGGCGGCTCGGCGAGAACTTCCCCGGCCGCATGGTCCGCGGGGTCGGCTTCGACCGGGAGACCCTGGTCGAGGCGGGGATCGAGGAGGCCGGCGCGTTCGCCGCGGTGAGCAGCGGCGACAACTCCAACATCATCGCCGCCCGCGTCGCCCGCGAGACCTTCGGCGTCACCCGCGTCGTGGCGCGGATCTACGACCCCCGGCGGGCCGAGGTGTACGAGCGGCTCGGCATCCCGACCGTCGCCACGGTGCCGTGGACCTCGACGCGGTTGATGAAGGCCGTGCTCGGCGAGACCTCCGCCGAGGCGTGGCGCGACCCGTCCGGTCACGTCGCGATCGTGGCCGTGGCGCCGCACGAGGGGTGGGTCGGCCGACCGGTCACGGACTTCGAGGTCGCCACCGGCGCGCGGGCCGCGCTGTACAACCGTTTCGGCAGCGGCGCGCTGCCCGTCCCGTCCACGCTCATCCAGTCCGGCGACAAGCTCTACATGGCCGTCGCCGACGAGCACGCCGCCACCCTGCGCGAGATCGCCGGCCGCGCGCCGGAAGGGAACGAGTGA
- a CDS encoding OB-fold nucleic acid binding domain-containing protein, which produces MGRRNSLLRRLTASAESLDAVDLQEAVEERSCTSVCDLRRGGSVRVVGRLKSVVYTPSETVPTLEAELFDGSASLDLVWLGRRRIAGVEPGRRVMARGRVGIHNGRHAIYNPWYELLPAGSPAGEQA; this is translated from the coding sequence GTGGGACGCCGAAACTCGTTGCTGCGCCGCCTCACCGCGAGCGCGGAGTCGTTGGACGCCGTCGACCTGCAGGAAGCGGTCGAGGAGCGTTCGTGCACCTCGGTGTGCGACCTGCGTCGCGGCGGGTCCGTGCGCGTCGTCGGACGCCTGAAGTCCGTGGTCTACACGCCGAGTGAGACCGTCCCGACCCTCGAGGCCGAGCTCTTCGACGGGTCGGCCTCCCTCGATCTCGTGTGGCTCGGGCGGCGGCGCATCGCCGGGGTCGAGCCGGGCCGGCGGGTGATGGCGCGCGGGCGCGTCGGCATCCACAACGGCCGCCACGCCATCTACAACCCCTGGTACGAGCTGCTGCCCGCCGGTTCGCCGGCGGGCGAGCAGGCATGA
- the dut gene encoding dUTP diphosphatase, translating into MTADGPRVLVRKLDDGVPLPLYALPGDAGADIVAARDVVLAPGERAVLPTGLALAVPTGYAAFVHPRSGLAARAGLGLVNAPGTIDAGYRGEVKVIVINHDTATPLRLNRGERIAQLVIQRVERARFVEVPELPESERGAGGHGSTGGAAALSPTAAGGPGPSQSQEGNQ; encoded by the coding sequence GTGACTGCCGACGGCCCGCGGGTGCTCGTGCGCAAGCTGGACGACGGGGTCCCGTTGCCGCTCTACGCGCTGCCCGGTGACGCCGGGGCCGACATCGTGGCGGCCCGGGACGTCGTCCTCGCCCCCGGTGAGCGCGCCGTGCTGCCCACCGGGCTCGCGCTGGCGGTGCCGACCGGGTACGCCGCCTTCGTGCACCCCCGTTCCGGCCTGGCGGCGCGGGCCGGCCTCGGTCTGGTCAACGCCCCCGGCACCATCGACGCGGGCTACCGCGGCGAGGTCAAGGTCATCGTCATCAACCATGACACCGCGACACCGTTGCGGCTGAACCGTGGCGAGCGCATCGCGCAGCTCGTGATCCAGCGCGTCGAACGGGCCCGCTTCGTCGAGGTCCCCGAGCTGCCCGAGTCCGAGCGCGGCGCGGGTGGTCACGGCTCCACCGGCGGCGCGGCCGCCCTGTCCCCGACCGCGGCCGGCGGACCGGGCCCGTCGCAGTCCCAGGAAGGAAACCAGTAG
- a CDS encoding potassium channel family protein has translation MRVAIAGAGAVGRSIARELISKRHQVLLIDKDVRKIDPERVVGADWLHGDACEVDNLEEARLEDCDVVVGATGDDKANLVVSLLAKTEFAVRRVVARINHPANEWLFTEAWGVDVAVSTPRVLASLVEEAVEVGDVVRLFGLREGQANLVELTLPEDAPVSGQPVRDLALPPDVTLVGIVRGPRVIAPNPDEPLEPGDELLFVASPGAEPALRGAVLPT, from the coding sequence ATGAGGGTCGCCATCGCCGGCGCGGGCGCGGTCGGGCGTTCGATCGCCCGGGAGCTGATCTCGAAGCGGCACCAGGTGCTGCTCATCGACAAGGACGTCCGCAAGATCGACCCGGAGCGGGTGGTCGGGGCGGACTGGCTGCACGGCGACGCCTGCGAGGTCGACAACCTCGAGGAGGCGCGGCTCGAGGACTGCGACGTCGTCGTCGGCGCCACCGGTGACGACAAGGCCAATCTCGTCGTGTCGCTGCTGGCCAAGACCGAGTTCGCCGTGCGACGGGTCGTCGCCCGCATCAACCACCCCGCGAACGAGTGGCTGTTCACCGAGGCGTGGGGCGTCGACGTCGCGGTGTCGACGCCGCGGGTGCTCGCGTCGCTGGTCGAGGAGGCCGTCGAGGTCGGCGACGTCGTGCGGCTGTTCGGGCTGCGCGAGGGCCAGGCCAACCTGGTCGAGCTCACGCTGCCCGAGGACGCGCCGGTGTCCGGGCAGCCGGTGCGCGATCTCGCCCTCCCGCCGGACGTGACCCTCGTCGGCATCGTGCGCGGCCCGCGCGTCATCGCGCCGAACCCCGACGAGCCGCTCGAACCCGGCGACGAGCTGCTCTTCGTCGCCTCGCCCGGTGCCGAGCCCGCCCTGCGCGGCGCCGTCCTGCCGACCTGA
- a CDS encoding DUF3093 domain-containing protein — MSAGSDSPADRAPAAARAEEYREVLRTPWWWYLVAVGVAALLAAEFRVAGLHLTVWLPFGIMLPLAAGVVWWIGRSRVEVVAGELRVRGAHLPLTYVTGAVALDARTLRLVVGREGDPAAYVSIRPWIGPGVQVWLDDEDDPTPYWVVSTRHPERLVSVLRARA, encoded by the coding sequence GTGAGCGCCGGCAGCGACAGTCCCGCCGACCGCGCCCCCGCCGCGGCCCGGGCCGAGGAGTACCGCGAGGTGCTGCGCACCCCGTGGTGGTGGTACCTCGTGGCGGTCGGTGTGGCCGCCCTGCTCGCGGCCGAGTTCCGGGTCGCGGGGCTGCACCTCACGGTCTGGCTGCCGTTCGGGATCATGCTGCCGCTCGCCGCCGGCGTCGTCTGGTGGATCGGCCGCAGCCGGGTGGAGGTCGTGGCCGGCGAGCTGCGGGTCCGCGGCGCCCACCTTCCGCTGACCTACGTCACGGGCGCCGTCGCCCTGGACGCGCGCACGCTGCGCCTGGTGGTCGGTCGCGAGGGCGACCCGGCGGCGTACGTGTCGATCCGGCCCTGGATCGGTCCCGGCGTGCAGGTGTGGCTCGACGACGAGGACGACCCCACGCCGTACTGGGTGGTGAGCACCCGCCACCCCGAGCGGTTGGTGTCGGTGCTGCGCGCCCGCGCCTGA
- a CDS encoding LytR C-terminal domain-containing protein, producing MASRSSDEPTTRAAASGARGGAGGNGGGVVRRPLPALVALAALLLLTGIVWWRVVNRDDSAGADASSCPSPTATASASSSGRVTLPAPDTITLQVLNSTTRSGLAAKVRRTLQGVGFQVPDKAGNDRNGTKNKATAQIRFGPSGKRAATLVRYYFPGATLVGTSSKSATVVVAVGPKYRKVASSRAVAAALRSDDVAVAPRSTPPATTSPSATSSSVSC from the coding sequence ATGGCGAGCAGGTCGAGCGACGAGCCGACGACGCGGGCCGCCGCTTCGGGCGCACGCGGCGGTGCCGGCGGGAACGGCGGCGGCGTCGTCCGGCGGCCGTTGCCGGCCCTCGTCGCGCTCGCCGCGCTGCTGCTGCTGACCGGCATCGTCTGGTGGCGGGTCGTGAACCGCGACGACTCCGCGGGGGCCGACGCGTCCTCGTGCCCGTCGCCGACGGCCACGGCGTCGGCGTCCTCGTCGGGCCGGGTCACGCTGCCCGCGCCGGACACGATCACGCTGCAGGTCCTCAACTCGACGACGCGCTCCGGGCTGGCGGCCAAGGTGCGCCGCACGCTCCAGGGCGTCGGGTTCCAGGTTCCCGACAAGGCCGGCAACGACCGCAACGGCACGAAGAACAAGGCCACGGCACAGATCCGGTTCGGTCCGAGCGGCAAGCGCGCGGCGACGCTCGTGCGCTACTACTTCCCCGGCGCCACGCTGGTCGGCACCAGCAGCAAGTCCGCGACGGTGGTCGTGGCGGTGGGACCGAAGTACCGCAAGGTGGCGAGCAGCAGGGCGGTGGCCGCCGCCCTGCGCAGCGACGACGTCGCCGTGGCCCCCCGCTCGACGCCGCCGGCCACCACGTCGCCGTCGGCGACGAGTTCCTCGGTCAGCTGCTGA
- the ppgK gene encoding polyphosphate--glucose phosphotransferase produces MTVAGAASGATSGEAFGVDIGGTGIKGAVVDTAAGTLVTERKRIPTPQPATPDAVADVVAQLVSDAGWTGPVGATFPAVIKHGVARSAANVDPTWIGTDADKVFTEAIDRLTSAGPGAARRSDVTVLNDADAAGIAEDRFGAAKGVSGVVLMLTFGTGIGSALLIDGVLVPNTELGHLELNGYDAETRAAASVRDEHGMSYRHWAKRVNAYMQHVERLFTPDLFVVGGGVSKKAEKWVPLLELNTPVEPAQLLNDAGIVGAAIAAVEWLGE; encoded by the coding sequence ATGACCGTAGCCGGAGCCGCCTCAGGTGCGACGTCAGGTGAAGCCTTCGGCGTCGACATCGGCGGCACCGGCATCAAGGGTGCCGTCGTCGACACCGCCGCCGGGACGCTCGTCACCGAGCGCAAGCGCATCCCGACACCGCAGCCGGCGACCCCCGACGCCGTGGCCGACGTCGTCGCCCAGCTCGTCTCCGACGCGGGGTGGACCGGCCCGGTCGGCGCGACGTTCCCCGCGGTCATCAAGCACGGCGTCGCCCGCTCGGCCGCCAACGTCGACCCGACCTGGATCGGGACCGACGCGGACAAGGTGTTCACCGAGGCCATCGACCGGCTGACGAGCGCCGGCCCGGGCGCCGCCCGCCGTAGCGACGTCACCGTGCTCAACGACGCCGACGCGGCGGGGATCGCCGAGGACCGCTTCGGCGCGGCGAAGGGTGTCTCGGGCGTCGTGCTCATGCTGACGTTCGGCACGGGCATCGGCAGCGCGCTACTCATCGACGGCGTGCTCGTTCCCAACACCGAGCTCGGCCACCTCGAGCTCAACGGGTACGACGCAGAGACCCGCGCCGCGGCGTCGGTGCGCGACGAGCACGGCATGTCCTACCGGCACTGGGCCAAGCGCGTGAACGCCTACATGCAGCACGTGGAGCGGTTGTTCACGCCCGATCTGTTCGTGGTCGGCGGCGGGGTCAGCAAGAAGGCGGAGAAGTGGGTGCCGCTGCTCGAGCTGAACACGCCCGTCGAGCCGGCGCAGCTGCTCAACGACGCCGGCATCGTCGGCGCGGCGATCGCCGCGGTGGAGTGGCTCGGCGAGTGA
- a CDS encoding APC family permease, with translation MSSEQAGHTLLKKRLALPIFASDALSSVAYATQEILIVLTIGGTAFLYLAPWIAAAVVVLMTAVVLSYRQLVRAYPTGGGDYEVASKNIGRAAGVVVASALLVDYVMTVAVSVSSGVDNVISAVPALGQHRVLMALLFVMLLAAVNLRGLKEAGLTFAAPTYLFAGGVFIMIGTGLLRTVLGDAPVAESAHHQIEPHSGYGSLGLLALMFFTLRAFSSGCTALTGVEAIANGVPAFRPPKARNAQITLAAMGAIAVSMFVGLTAMALISDVRITEDTTTSCAFSDVADSVCDDRPQRTVIAQVAGAIFGGPHSVGFFYIQATTALILVLAANTAFNGFPLLGSILARDKNLPAQLNNRGDRLAYSNGILALAVVAGFLIWIYDANVTRLIQLYIIGVFTSFTLGQSGMVRHWNRLLRTERDPRERARVKRSRLINGFGATLCAIVLVIVVLTKFTKGAYLVLIAMPILYVIMRAINKHYARVADELATEDTGLLMPSRNHVIVLVSKVHKPTLRALAFAKATRPDTLTALTVNIDDETTRALQAEWERHDLPVALTVVESPFREITRPVLDYIKKLRADRPRDVVSVFIPEYVVGKWWEQLLHNQSALRLKGRLLFQPGVMVTSVPWQLESSATKAKRPIPPDGPAAPRTGAPVRTPEAIPGAVPTGPGGKPSDDVPITSG, from the coding sequence ATGTCGTCCGAGCAGGCGGGTCACACCCTGCTCAAGAAGCGCCTGGCGCTGCCCATCTTCGCCAGTGACGCGCTGTCGAGCGTGGCGTACGCGACGCAGGAGATCCTGATCGTCCTGACGATCGGCGGCACCGCGTTCCTCTACCTCGCGCCGTGGATCGCGGCGGCCGTCGTCGTGCTGATGACCGCCGTCGTGCTGTCCTACCGGCAGCTGGTGCGGGCCTACCCGACCGGCGGCGGCGACTACGAGGTCGCGTCGAAGAACATCGGCCGCGCGGCCGGGGTGGTGGTGGCGAGCGCGCTCCTCGTCGACTACGTCATGACGGTCGCGGTGTCGGTCTCGTCCGGCGTCGACAACGTCATCTCGGCCGTCCCCGCCCTCGGCCAGCACCGCGTCCTCATGGCCCTGCTGTTCGTCATGCTGCTCGCAGCGGTGAACCTGCGCGGGCTCAAAGAGGCCGGGCTGACCTTCGCCGCGCCCACCTACCTGTTCGCCGGCGGCGTCTTCATCATGATCGGGACGGGGCTGCTGCGCACCGTCCTCGGCGACGCCCCGGTCGCCGAGAGCGCCCACCACCAGATCGAGCCGCACTCGGGGTACGGGTCGCTGGGCCTGCTGGCGCTGATGTTCTTCACGCTGCGGGCGTTCTCGTCCGGCTGCACGGCCCTCACCGGTGTCGAGGCGATCGCCAACGGCGTCCCGGCATTCCGGCCGCCCAAGGCCCGCAACGCGCAGATCACCCTCGCGGCGATGGGTGCGATCGCGGTGTCGATGTTCGTCGGGCTCACCGCGATGGCGCTGATCTCCGACGTCCGGATCACCGAGGACACCACGACCAGCTGCGCGTTCTCCGACGTCGCCGACAGCGTCTGCGACGACCGGCCGCAGCGGACCGTGATCGCGCAGGTGGCCGGTGCCATCTTCGGCGGACCGCACTCGGTGGGCTTCTTCTACATCCAGGCCACCACGGCGCTGATCCTGGTGCTGGCCGCCAACACCGCCTTCAACGGCTTCCCGCTGCTCGGCTCGATCCTGGCGCGCGACAAGAACCTGCCGGCCCAGCTCAACAACCGCGGCGACCGCCTCGCCTACAGCAACGGCATCCTGGCCCTCGCCGTCGTGGCCGGCTTCCTCATCTGGATCTACGACGCGAACGTCACCCGGCTCATCCAGCTCTACATCATCGGCGTCTTCACCTCGTTCACGCTGGGGCAGAGCGGGATGGTGCGGCACTGGAACCGGCTGCTGCGCACCGAACGCGACCCGCGGGAGCGGGCGCGGGTGAAGCGCTCGCGGCTCATCAACGGCTTCGGGGCGACGCTGTGCGCGATCGTGCTGGTGATCGTCGTGCTGACGAAGTTCACGAAGGGCGCGTACCTGGTCCTGATCGCGATGCCGATCCTCTACGTGATCATGCGCGCCATCAACAAGCACTACGCCCGCGTCGCCGACGAGCTGGCCACGGAGGACACCGGGCTGCTCATGCCGTCGCGCAACCACGTGATCGTGCTGGTGTCCAAGGTGCACAAGCCGACGCTGCGGGCCCTCGCGTTCGCGAAGGCGACGCGTCCGGACACGCTGACCGCGCTCACCGTGAACATCGACGACGAGACGACCCGTGCCCTGCAGGCGGAGTGGGAACGCCACGACCTGCCGGTGGCGCTCACCGTCGTCGAGTCGCCGTTCCGCGAGATCACCCGGCCGGTGCTCGACTACATCAAGAAGCTGCGGGCAGACCGGCCACGCGACGTCGTCAGCGTGTTCATCCCCGAGTACGTCGTCGGCAAGTGGTGGGAGCAGCTGCTGCACAACCAGTCGGCGTTGCGGCTCAAGGGCCGGCTGCTGTTCCAGCCCGGCGTGATGGTGACGAGCGTGCCGTGGCAGCTGGAGTCCTCGGCCACCAAGGCGAAACGGCCCATCCCGCCGGACGGGCCGGCGGCGCCGCGCACCGGAGCGCCGGTGCGCACCCCCGAGGCGATCCCGGGTGCCGTCCCCACCGGCCCGGGCGGGAAGC
- a CDS encoding DUF4193 domain-containing protein, whose amino-acid sequence MATDYDAPRRGDVDELNEDSIEELKARRAEAQSGSIDVDETELAESLELPGADLSSMSGEELTVRVLPKQNDEFTCSSCFLVHHRSRLARERKGQLICRDCA is encoded by the coding sequence ATGGCGACCGACTACGACGCGCCGCGTCGGGGAGATGTCGACGAACTGAACGAGGACTCGATCGAGGAGCTGAAGGCGCGTCGCGCCGAGGCCCAGTCGGGTTCGATCGACGTGGACGAGACCGAGCTGGCCGAGTCGCTCGAGCTGCCCGGTGCCGACCTGTCCAGCATGTCCGGTGAGGAGCTCACCGTCCGCGTGCTGCCGAAGCAGAACGACGAGTTCACCTGCTCGTCCTGCTTCCTGGTCCACCACCGCAGCCGGCTCGCCCGGGAGCGCAAGGGCCAGCTCATCTGCCGCGACTGCGCCTGA
- a CDS encoding inositol monophosphatase family protein: MSEETAALAALAVELAEGAAAIARAGRAGSFAVDAKTTATDLVTEVDRRVEQWLVERIAAARPGDGVLGEEGGGREGTSGVRWVLDPIDGTVNFVLGIPHYAVSVAAELAGEVVAGAVCNPENGETFRAQRGAGAFLVTGRGAERLRGPRAVPLAQAVVGTGFGYDAHLRSRQAAALGTLLPRIGNIRRLGSAALDLCFLAAGRLDGYFEAGLNAWDHAAGALVAREAGCEVTGRDGGAPSPELVVAAGPELAGALRAAVAAAGADRVIELSS, from the coding sequence ATGAGCGAGGAGACGGCGGCACTGGCGGCCCTCGCCGTCGAGCTGGCCGAGGGCGCGGCCGCCATCGCGCGCGCCGGTCGGGCCGGGAGCTTCGCCGTCGACGCGAAGACCACGGCGACCGACCTCGTCACCGAGGTCGACCGGCGCGTCGAGCAGTGGCTGGTCGAGCGCATCGCGGCGGCGCGCCCCGGCGACGGCGTGCTCGGTGAGGAGGGCGGCGGTCGCGAAGGGACGTCCGGCGTCCGCTGGGTGCTCGACCCGATCGACGGCACGGTGAACTTCGTGCTCGGCATCCCGCACTACGCCGTCTCCGTCGCCGCCGAGCTCGCCGGCGAGGTGGTCGCAGGCGCCGTCTGCAACCCCGAGAACGGCGAGACCTTCCGCGCCCAGCGCGGGGCGGGCGCCTTCCTCGTCACCGGGCGTGGCGCCGAGCGCCTGCGCGGCCCGCGAGCCGTCCCGCTCGCCCAGGCGGTCGTGGGCACCGGCTTCGGCTACGACGCGCACCTGCGCAGTCGGCAGGCGGCCGCGCTCGGCACGCTGCTGCCGCGCATCGGCAACATCCGTCGGCTCGGCTCGGCGGCGCTGGACCTGTGCTTCCTCGCCGCCGGGCGCCTCGACGGCTACTTCGAGGCCGGTCTCAACGCCTGGGACCATGCCGCCGGCGCGCTCGTCGCACGCGAGGCGGGCTGCGAGGTGACGGGGCGAGACGGTGGCGCGCCGTCACCGGAACTGGTGGTCGCGGCAGGCCCGGAGCTGGCCGGGGCGCTGCGCGCGGCCGTCGCGGCGGCCGGTGCCGACCGCGTCATCGAGCTCAGCAGCTGA
- a CDS encoding DUF3159 domain-containing protein has translation MTDRPGDGVADGPGDGVEPSPSGATARRDLRETYRTQMLASIGGWQGALITAIPTTVFVIVNVVTTLRPAVVAAVATALVLTAYRLVRKQPTQQALSGLFGVVVAALIAARTGEARGFFLLGIWTSFAYAVPFAISLVVRRPLIGLAWEFLDPTPTASDAPWHRHRPLLVAYTWATAAATLVFLARGLVQWHLYGDNATGWLAFARIAMGYPLFILAAGFSFLVVTRARRRLAAA, from the coding sequence ATGACCGACCGTCCCGGGGACGGCGTCGCGGACGGCCCGGGGGACGGCGTGGAGCCGTCCCCGTCCGGCGCGACGGCTCGACGCGACCTGCGCGAGACGTACCGCACGCAGATGCTCGCCAGCATCGGCGGCTGGCAGGGCGCGCTGATCACGGCGATCCCGACCACGGTCTTCGTGATCGTCAATGTGGTCACGACGCTGCGCCCGGCCGTCGTCGCGGCGGTGGCGACGGCGCTGGTGCTGACCGCCTACCGCCTCGTGCGCAAGCAGCCGACGCAGCAGGCGCTGTCCGGGCTCTTCGGCGTGGTCGTCGCCGCGCTCATCGCCGCGCGCACCGGCGAGGCGCGCGGCTTCTTCCTGCTCGGCATCTGGACCAGCTTCGCCTACGCCGTGCCCTTCGCGATCTCGCTGGTGGTGCGGCGGCCGCTGATCGGGCTGGCGTGGGAGTTCCTGGATCCCACCCCGACCGCGTCGGACGCGCCGTGGCACCGGCACCGGCCGCTGCTCGTGGCCTACACCTGGGCGACGGCGGCGGCGACGCTGGTGTTCCTCGCCCGCGGCCTCGTGCAGTGGCACCTCTACGGCGACAACGCGACCGGGTGGCTCGCCTTCGCGCGGATCGCCATGGGCTACCCGCTGTTCATCCTCGCCGCCGGCTTCAGCTTCCTCGTCGTCACCCGCGCCCGCCGGCGGCTGGCCGCCGCCTGA
- a CDS encoding SDR family oxidoreductase: MTTVDTAAGPLTLGRRYEGRVALVTGASRGIGLAVAQRIVAEGGRVVVTARKPEGLTAALELLGSEHARTVAGRADDEEHCAEAVDTALREFGRLDVLVNNTGINPAYGTLLDIEASAARKIMDVNVLAALAWTRRAVGAGLGADGTGAIVNMASVAGITPAPGIAYYGVSKSALIGLTVQLAAELAPRIRVNAIAPAVVKTRFAEALYGQDEAGAAAGYPLQRLGVPEDIAAAACFLGSADAGWITGQTLVVDGGAGLSPSI, from the coding sequence ATGACAACCGTGGACACCGCCGCCGGACCGCTCACGCTCGGACGCCGCTACGAGGGGCGGGTCGCCCTCGTCACCGGCGCCAGCCGCGGCATCGGCCTCGCCGTCGCGCAGCGCATCGTGGCCGAGGGCGGCCGGGTCGTCGTCACCGCCCGCAAGCCCGAGGGGCTCACCGCGGCATTGGAGCTGCTCGGCTCCGAACACGCCCGCACCGTCGCCGGTCGCGCCGACGACGAGGAGCATTGCGCCGAGGCCGTCGACACGGCCCTGCGCGAGTTCGGCCGGCTCGACGTCCTCGTCAACAACACCGGCATCAACCCCGCCTACGGGACGCTGCTCGACATCGAGGCCTCCGCAGCGCGCAAGATCATGGACGTCAACGTGCTCGCTGCCCTGGCCTGGACCCGCCGCGCGGTCGGCGCCGGGCTCGGGGCCGACGGCACGGGGGCCATCGTCAACATGGCGTCGGTGGCGGGCATCACCCCCGCGCCGGGCATCGCCTACTACGGGGTGAGCAAGTCGGCGTTGATCGGGCTGACCGTGCAGCTGGCCGCCGAGCTCGCCCCGCGCATCCGCGTCAACGCCATCGCCCCCGCGGTCGTGAAGACCAGGTTCGCCGAGGCGCTGTACGGGCAGGACGAGGCCGGCGCCGCCGCCGGGTACCCGCTGCAGCGCCTCGGCGTTCCCGAGGACATCGCGGCCGCCGCCTGCTTCCTCGGCAGCGCCGACGCGGGGTGGATCACCGGCCAGACCCTCGTCGTCGACGGCGGGGCCGGGCTGAGCCCCTCCATCTGA
- a CDS encoding DUF3710 domain-containing protein, protein MPGRRRQKRTEASKLDATPPWEQRIREDAAATTGPFDERDAPEDEVARVDLGALRIPVGEGFDIRVDLDETRQVVSATLAGPDGTMQLGVFAAPRNEGIWDDVRTEIAASLNAQRKGSATEQDGPFGTELHGTVPDESGRGTVPVRFVGVDGPRWFLRAMLAGPVAQDAASAQRFEQALRDVVVVRGSEPLPVREPVPLQLPEGVELPEQG, encoded by the coding sequence GTGCCAGGACGACGCAGGCAGAAACGGACCGAGGCGTCCAAGCTCGACGCCACGCCGCCGTGGGAGCAGCGCATCCGCGAGGACGCGGCCGCGACCACGGGTCCGTTCGACGAGCGGGACGCCCCCGAGGACGAGGTCGCGCGCGTCGACCTCGGGGCGCTGCGCATCCCGGTCGGCGAAGGCTTCGACATCCGCGTCGACCTCGACGAGACGCGGCAGGTCGTCTCGGCGACGCTCGCCGGCCCCGACGGGACGATGCAGCTCGGCGTGTTCGCCGCCCCGCGCAACGAGGGCATCTGGGACGACGTGCGCACCGAGATCGCGGCATCGCTGAACGCGCAGCGCAAGGGCTCGGCCACCGAGCAGGACGGCCCGTTCGGCACCGAGCTGCACGGCACGGTGCCCGACGAGTCGGGCCGCGGGACGGTGCCGGTGCGCTTCGTCGGCGTGGACGGCCCGCGCTGGTTCCTCCGCGCGATGCTGGCCGGGCCCGTCGCGCAGGACGCGGCGTCGGCGCAGCGCTTCGAGCAGGCGCTGCGCGACGTCGTCGTGGTCCGCGGCAGCGAGCCGTTGCCGGTGCGCGAGCCGGTCCCGCTGCAGCTGCCCGAGGGCGTCGAGCTGCCCGAGCAGGGTTAG